The following are encoded in a window of Amaranthus tricolor cultivar Red isolate AtriRed21 chromosome 2, ASM2621246v1, whole genome shotgun sequence genomic DNA:
- the LOC130805964 gene encoding protein IQ-domain 26-like, whose amino-acid sequence MGRASRWLKSILGLKNQNDKEKMTKSMKNEDVKREKRGKIEGRWSFTKATKENVREKEKDRYRNHTCDSEKEQTKHAIALAAATAAAADAAVAAAQAAVAVVRLTSHGRGALFSNGGKYVWAAVRIQTHFRGYLARRALRALKGLVKLQALVRGYLVRKRAAATLQSMQALIRAQTAARSQRINQVLGRTNKFQSDFRARNSMERFDEARNDQFHSKRLSTSYEPYNNNPFEGSPKIVEIDTYNKPKSRSRRINPSLYDFSSEDMLQCPNPSRVSIPNCQNTHRDYDWSFLGDECQISTSQCKSRFTNSTRSNAPLTPTKSVCGDSFFRPYSNFPSYMADTQSFRAKLRSQSAPKQRPESRPKSRLSLNDIMGARYSISGVRMQRSSSIVQDYPLNLL is encoded by the exons ATGGGCAGAGCAAGTAGatggttaaaatcaattttaggccttaaaaatcaaaatgacaAAGAAAAAATGACTAAATCTATGAAAAATGAAGATgtaaagagagaaaaaagggGTAAAATTGAAGGAAGATGGAGTTTTACAAAGGCAACAAAAGAGAATGTtagagaaaaggaaaaagatcgGTACAGAAATCATACATGTGATTCAGAAAAAGAGCAAACTAAGCATGCTATTGCTTTAGCTGCTGCAACCGCTGCTGCCGCTGATGCGGCGGTGGCTGCGGCTCAAGCAGCGGTTGCTGTTGTTAGATTGACTAGTCATGGAAGGGGAGCTCTGTTTTCTAATGGTGGAAAATATGTATGGGCTGCTGTTCGGATTCAAACCCATTTCAGGGGATATTTG GCCCGGAGAGCACTTAGAGCCTTAAAAGGCTTAGTAAAATTACAAGCTCTAGTTAGAGGCTATCTTGTTAGAAAGCGAGCTGCAGCAACTCTTCAAAGTATGCAAGCTCTCATCCGAGCTCAAACGGCTGCGCGTTCTCAAAGGATTAATCAAGTCCTTGGTCGAACGAACAAGTTTCAATCGGATTTTCGAGCACGAAACTCCATG GAAAGGTTTGATGAAGCAAGAAATGATCAATTCCATAGCAAGAGACTATCAACATCATATGAGCCTTACAACAATAACCCATTTGAAGGGAGTCCAAAAATTGTTGAAATTGACACATATAACAAGCCAAAATCTAGGTCTAGGAGGATCAACCCATCATTATATGATTTTAGTAGTGAAGATATGCTACAATGTCCTAACCCTAGTCGGGTCTCCATACCCAATTGTCAAAACACCCATCGAGACTATGATTGGAGCTTTCTTGGCGATGAATGCCAGATCTCAACATCCCAATGTAAATCTCGATTTACAAATTCAACCCGCTCAAATGCTCCCCTTACCCCCACAAAAAGTGTATGTGGGGATAGTTTCTTTAGGCCTTACTCCAATTTCCCAAGCTACATGGCGGACACACAATCGTTTCGAGCTAAACTAAGGTCCCAAAGTGCCCCGAAACAAAGGCCTGAATCGCGGCCCAAGAGTAGGCTATCATTGAATGACATAATGGGTGCTAGATATAGCATTAGTGGTGTTAGAATGCAAAGATCTAGTTCAATAGTTCAAGACTATCCCTTGAACTTGTTATGA
- the LOC130806599 gene encoding protein OXIDATIVE STRESS 3-like, with protein MGMGMGMCHGQGTNDHHHHKLQSMMGGDHEDDVYEDISESSLSSSFEDSSNSKESSSSDLDDDASSSSPRPSNGPLFELSELMDQLPIKKGLSKYYKGKSESFTTLTKVTSLEDLAKKESPYQRRLKACRSYGGCLNNFRSYNNCSPKARISKKVSKSSLSCLSRKGNFITTCRPPLNPVQTSF; from the exons ATGGGCATGGGCATGGGCATGTGTCATGGACAAGGAAcaaatgatcatcatcatcataagtTGCAAAGTATGATGGGTGGAGATCATGAAGATGATGTTTATGAAGACATAAGTGAATCAAGTTTATCATCCTCCTTTGAAGATTCTAGCAATTCCAAGGAATCATCCTCATCGGATTTGGATGATgatgcatcatcatcatcaccaagACCATCAAATGGACCCCTTTTTGAATTATCCGAACTCATGGATCAACTTCCTATCAA GAAAGGATTGTCTAAGTATTACAAAGGAAAGTCTGAATCATTCACAACACTAACAAAGGTTACAAGTTTAGAAGATCTTGCAAAGAAAGAAAGTCCATACCAAAGAAGGTTAAAAGCTTGTAGAAGTTATGGTGgttgtttaaataattttagatCTTATAATAATTGTTCACCAAAAGCAAGAATATCAAAGAAAGTTTCAAAGAGTTCTTTATCTTGTTTAAGTAGAAAAGGGAATTTTATAACTACTTGTAGACCTCCTCTAAATCCTGTACAAACTAGCTTTTGa